Proteins encoded within one genomic window of Jatrophihabitans sp.:
- a CDS encoding APC family permease: MSGVPAGGELARRLGTFDAVVIGLGSMIGAGVFAAFTPAAQAAGGGLLVGLAIAALVAFCNATSSAQLAARYPTSGGTYVYGRERLGDWPGFLAGWGFVIGKTASCAAMALTFASYAAPDGWARPVAVAAVLALAAVNYRGVTPTARLARVIVTVVLAALAVVVAASLAGGQARADRLGGWGEVLGEGGLYGLLQSAGLLFFAFAGYARIATMGEEVRDPRRAIPRAIASALGISLVVYAVVAASILAVLGADGVAATAAPLAAAVDAGTWSWAGPLVRVGGAAASLGALLALLAGIGRTSLAMARNGDLPRWLAAVHPRHRVPHHAEAALGVVVSLVVAVADLRGAIGFSSFGVLLYYLVANLAAWTQTAGDRRYPRAWQATGALGCLVLIATLPLASILGGLAVCLLGVLYRRHRLASSRR; this comes from the coding sequence GTGAGCGGCGTTCCGGCAGGCGGCGAGCTGGCCCGGCGGCTCGGCACGTTCGACGCCGTGGTGATCGGCCTGGGGTCGATGATCGGCGCCGGTGTGTTCGCCGCGTTCACCCCTGCCGCGCAGGCGGCCGGCGGCGGGCTGCTGGTCGGGCTGGCGATCGCGGCGCTCGTCGCCTTCTGCAACGCCACCTCCTCGGCGCAACTGGCGGCGCGGTACCCCACGTCCGGCGGGACCTATGTCTACGGCCGGGAGCGCCTGGGCGACTGGCCCGGCTTTCTCGCCGGCTGGGGCTTCGTGATCGGCAAGACCGCCAGCTGCGCGGCGATGGCGCTGACGTTCGCCTCCTACGCCGCGCCGGACGGGTGGGCGCGTCCGGTCGCGGTGGCGGCGGTGCTCGCGCTGGCGGCGGTCAACTACCGGGGCGTCACCCCGACGGCCAGGCTGGCCAGGGTCATCGTGACGGTGGTGCTCGCGGCCCTGGCCGTGGTGGTGGCGGCGAGCCTGGCGGGTGGGCAGGCGCGGGCCGACCGGCTCGGCGGCTGGGGCGAGGTCCTCGGTGAAGGCGGCCTCTATGGACTCCTGCAGTCGGCCGGGCTGCTGTTCTTCGCCTTCGCCGGCTACGCCCGCATCGCCACGATGGGCGAGGAGGTCAGGGACCCCCGGCGCGCCATCCCGCGTGCCATCGCCTCGGCCCTGGGCATCTCCCTGGTCGTCTACGCCGTGGTCGCCGCCTCGATCCTGGCCGTGCTCGGCGCCGACGGCGTCGCCGCGACCGCCGCTCCGCTGGCGGCCGCCGTGGACGCCGGTACCTGGAGCTGGGCCGGACCCCTCGTGCGGGTGGGCGGCGCGGCTGCCTCGCTGGGGGCATTGCTCGCCCTGCTCGCCGGCATCGGGCGGACCAGCCTGGCGATGGCCCGCAACGGCGACCTGCCGCGATGGCTGGCAGCCGTCCATCCCCGCCACCGGGTTCCGCACCACGCCGAGGCAGCCCTGGGCGTGGTGGTGAGCCTCGTCGTCGCGGTGGCCGACCTGAGAGGCGCCATCGGCTTCTCCTCGTTCGGAGTCCTGCTCTACTACCTGGTCGCCAACCTCGCGGCCTGGACGCAGACCGCCGGCGACCGGCGGTATCCGAGGGCGTGGCAGGCGACCGGCGCGCTCGGCTGCCTCGTCCTGATCGCGACCCTGCCGCTGGCCTCGATCCTCGGCGGGCTGGCGGTGTGCCTGCTGGGCGTCCTGTACCGCCGCCACCGCCTCGCGTCATCGCGAAGATGA
- a CDS encoding MMPL family transporter — protein sequence MIASVVAIGALIGSAFTSDGSITTNPDSMKAQQVLADNFSQADRTDDAIVIHSAQLTSEDPEFRGFVADLRSAIEATGAAQTVRDPYAANGSGISENGHAAVVTLVLGHDPEAGIVRVIDQVRAADADAAFVVDITGANTLDHDFTVLSESDLTNGELKFGLPAALIVLVLVFGALVAAFLPMSIAIISIVVTVAISSVLGQVTSLSFFIVNMITAMGLALGIDYSLFVLSRYREERQAGRDKIDAIVATGGTSSKAVLFSGTSFVVALLGLLLVPDTILRSLALGAIIVGVVTMTAALTLLPALLSLLGDRVNALRLPLVGRDHPAESPFWTRAVGAVVRRPATFLAAGVIILLAAAFPVLGLSTGTSGVNSLPDNSYAKAGALALERSFPGTSTTDPAQVVISGNVTSAEVTAAIERFKASVTDDPDFGPWEQQVAKNGRAAVISVALIGDPDNAQARRGLERLRTDLVPAAFEGTDSSVLVGGATAENVDYSDVINKWLPLVLAFVLGLSFLLLILVFRSLVLSATAVVLNLLSVGAAYGLLVLVFQHGIGAGLLGLQRVERVEAWVPIFLFSVLFALSMDYHVFLLSRIRERYAETGDTNQAVVHGIAATGRIITGAALIIVVVFAGFAAGQLVMFQQMGFGVGVALLVDATLIRMVVVPAAMALLGRWNWYLPTWLSWLPELHVEGDPALRPTAGGSHGQPRPVRPATAVLRS from the coding sequence TTGATCGCGTCCGTCGTAGCCATCGGGGCCCTGATCGGGTCGGCGTTCACCTCTGACGGCAGCATCACCACCAACCCCGACTCGATGAAGGCCCAGCAGGTGCTCGCCGACAACTTCTCCCAGGCTGACCGGACCGACGACGCCATCGTCATCCACTCCGCCCAGTTGACCAGCGAGGACCCAGAGTTCCGCGGCTTCGTCGCCGACCTCCGGTCGGCGATCGAAGCCACCGGCGCTGCGCAGACGGTTCGGGACCCCTACGCGGCAAACGGGTCCGGCATCTCCGAGAACGGGCACGCGGCAGTGGTCACCCTCGTCCTCGGGCACGACCCCGAAGCCGGCATCGTGAGAGTCATCGACCAGGTTCGCGCCGCCGACGCCGACGCCGCGTTCGTCGTTGACATCACCGGCGCCAACACCTTGGACCACGATTTCACCGTGCTCTCGGAGTCCGACCTCACCAACGGGGAGTTGAAGTTCGGCCTGCCGGCCGCGCTCATCGTGCTGGTGCTGGTCTTCGGAGCGCTGGTGGCCGCGTTCCTGCCCATGAGCATCGCGATCATCTCCATCGTCGTCACCGTGGCCATTTCCTCGGTGCTCGGACAGGTCACGTCCCTGTCGTTCTTCATCGTCAACATGATCACCGCGATGGGGCTCGCCCTCGGCATCGACTACAGCTTGTTCGTGCTGTCCCGGTACCGGGAGGAGCGGCAGGCCGGTCGCGACAAGATCGACGCTATCGTCGCCACCGGCGGCACCAGCAGCAAAGCGGTGCTCTTCTCCGGCACCTCCTTCGTCGTGGCCCTTCTCGGGCTGCTCCTGGTCCCGGACACGATTTTGCGCAGCCTCGCACTCGGCGCGATCATCGTCGGCGTCGTCACCATGACCGCTGCCCTCACCCTGCTGCCGGCCCTGCTGTCCCTGCTCGGCGACCGGGTCAACGCCCTGCGGCTGCCCCTCGTCGGGCGTGACCACCCCGCCGAGAGCCCGTTCTGGACGCGAGCCGTGGGCGCCGTCGTCCGTCGCCCGGCAACCTTCCTCGCCGCCGGCGTGATCATCCTCCTCGCGGCCGCCTTTCCCGTGCTGGGCCTCTCCACGGGCACGTCCGGGGTCAACTCGCTACCCGACAACTCCTACGCCAAGGCCGGCGCCCTCGCACTCGAGCGCAGCTTCCCAGGCACGTCGACGACCGATCCGGCGCAGGTGGTCATCTCCGGGAACGTCACCTCTGCTGAGGTCACCGCAGCGATCGAACGGTTCAAGGCCTCGGTCACCGACGACCCGGACTTCGGACCCTGGGAGCAGCAGGTGGCCAAGAACGGCCGGGCCGCGGTGATCAGTGTGGCGCTGATCGGCGACCCCGACAACGCTCAGGCACGCCGGGGACTCGAACGGCTGCGCACAGACCTGGTTCCCGCCGCGTTCGAGGGCACCGACAGCAGCGTCCTGGTCGGCGGCGCCACCGCCGAAAACGTCGACTACTCCGACGTCATCAACAAGTGGCTGCCCCTCGTCCTCGCCTTCGTCCTCGGGCTGAGCTTCCTGCTGCTGATCCTGGTGTTCCGTTCCTTGGTCCTCTCCGCGACCGCCGTGGTCCTGAACCTGCTCTCGGTCGGCGCGGCGTACGGCCTGCTCGTCCTGGTGTTCCAGCACGGGATCGGGGCCGGACTGCTCGGCCTGCAGCGGGTCGAACGCGTCGAAGCCTGGGTGCCGATCTTCCTGTTCTCGGTGCTGTTCGCGCTCTCGATGGACTACCACGTCTTCCTGCTCAGCAGGATTCGAGAACGCTACGCAGAGACCGGGGACACCAACCAGGCCGTCGTGCACGGCATCGCAGCCACCGGACGGATCATCACCGGCGCCGCGCTGATCATCGTGGTCGTCTTCGCCGGCTTCGCTGCCGGCCAGCTGGTCATGTTCCAGCAGATGGGGTTCGGTGTAGGCGTCGCCCTGCTTGTCGACGCCACCCTCATCCGGATGGTCGTCGTCCCCGCCGCGATGGCGCTCCTCGGACGCTGGAACTGGTACCTGCCCACGTGGCTGAGCTGGCTGCCCGAACTGCACGTCGAGGGCGATCCCGCCCTCCGGCCCACTGCCGGCGGCAGCCACGGACAGCCCCGACCGGTCCGGCCGGCGACCGCCGTCCTGAGGAGCTGA
- a CDS encoding ATP-binding cassette domain-containing protein, whose protein sequence is MITIEGLTKRYGTTLAVDDVSFTAEEGRVTGFLGPNGAGKSTTLRMMVGLTRPDAGSAMVSGRHYVDLPNPGLEVGVLLDASAQHAGRTGREILTLAQRFMGVQRTRVEEMLETVSLTPAEASRRVGDYSLGMRQRLGIANALMGDPEVLILDEPANGLDPAGIRWMRDLLRGYADRGGTVLLSSHLLHEIEVIADDIVMIGLGRVVSRGTKTALLHEAGTVVRAVDLLALELALTASGLTAIPSDGGALRTDAGATRVGQIALEAGIALTELRAATGAGLEEMFLELTAATQREGVPA, encoded by the coding sequence ATGATCACCATCGAAGGACTGACCAAGCGGTACGGCACGACACTCGCCGTCGATGACGTTAGCTTCACCGCCGAGGAAGGACGGGTGACGGGCTTCCTGGGACCGAACGGCGCCGGGAAGTCGACCACACTGCGGATGATGGTCGGGCTCACCCGTCCCGACGCCGGGAGCGCCATGGTCTCTGGGCGCCACTACGTGGACCTGCCCAACCCGGGCCTCGAGGTCGGCGTGCTCCTGGACGCCTCCGCCCAGCACGCCGGACGCACCGGCCGGGAGATCCTCACCCTGGCCCAGCGATTCATGGGTGTCCAGCGAACCCGCGTCGAGGAGATGCTCGAGACCGTCAGCCTGACCCCGGCTGAAGCGTCGCGTCGGGTGGGTGACTACTCACTCGGGATGCGTCAACGGCTCGGGATCGCGAACGCGCTGATGGGGGACCCCGAGGTGCTGATCCTCGACGAACCCGCCAACGGGCTCGACCCGGCCGGGATCCGATGGATGCGGGACCTGCTCCGCGGCTACGCCGACCGCGGCGGCACCGTCCTGCTGTCCTCGCACCTGCTTCACGAGATCGAGGTCATCGCCGACGACATCGTGATGATCGGACTCGGCCGGGTCGTCTCCAGGGGAACCAAGACCGCGCTGCTGCACGAAGCCGGCACCGTGGTCCGAGCCGTGGACCTCCTGGCGCTCGAGCTCGCGTTGACCGCGAGCGGGCTGACTGCGATCCCCTCTGACGGCGGCGCCCTACGCACCGACGCCGGCGCCACCCGGGTCGGGCAGATCGCCTTGGAGGCCGGCATCGCGCTCACCGAACTGCGGGCCGCCACGGGCGCCGGCCTGGAGGAGATGTTCCTCGAGCTGACCGCAGCCACCCAACGTGAAGGAGTGCCGGCATGA
- a CDS encoding MMPL family transporter translates to MERFAHLVMHHRRIVSGIWLALFIGGMVSVSPLGERWSLDFSLPGQPGDNAEQQLIDTYGVSTYDSYLAVVTVPQGETVEGNRAAVAGVISAGVAAVTDVKLRVVDLASTNDPGFVTDDGRATYALIQAPVPVTAGPQIETQLDPALTEAARAAGFESGLTSYVLMSAGGDQEGSSVLVETLLAGAAALLVLLFVYASFLALLPLLIAGVSILVTFMLVLGLTTFTDVSIIVKFLVALIGLGVAIDYSLILVSRWREERAHGRSNEEAVVVAMKTAGHAVMASGVTVAISLLALLILPVPALRSMGVAGMLIPLVSVAVVLTLLPALLSSVGPRIDYPRIRKEGTASRGWSAWARLIVRHRVIATATALIVLGLLVAPVFSLKIGPGSSLESLAHNGPRFDTLQTLTDGGVGAGVITPIAVLVPARDANAAAQAARGVDGVQLAVVGTTSGDSAVVDVFPSRPTLDSDASTVVTDVRAAVESEVSGQVGITGLGPTIEDYFSAVYDKFPYVLVMIALITYLLLVRTFRSILLPLKAVLLNLVSLAAVFGSIVFFWQLGHGSDVVFDVAPTGAINFWLPVVIFAFLFGLSMDYEVFILTRMREEYDRTGDTGMAVITGIGRTGRLVTSAALILFFSFSAIATSPGTDTKVLGTALGVGILIDATIVRALLVPALVSLFGRWNWWLPGWLARALFVEPSPLHPVRIVPPEALPEPGKVPAGIN, encoded by the coding sequence ATGGAGCGCTTCGCCCACCTCGTCATGCATCACCGCCGGATCGTCAGCGGCATCTGGTTGGCGCTCTTCATCGGCGGCATGGTCTCGGTCAGCCCGTTGGGTGAGCGGTGGTCGCTGGACTTCTCACTGCCCGGGCAGCCGGGTGACAACGCCGAACAGCAGCTCATCGACACCTACGGCGTTTCCACGTACGACTCCTACCTCGCTGTCGTGACGGTGCCCCAAGGTGAGACGGTCGAGGGGAACAGGGCCGCTGTGGCCGGTGTGATCAGTGCCGGCGTCGCGGCTGTCACAGACGTGAAGCTTCGCGTGGTGGACTTGGCCAGCACCAACGATCCGGGCTTCGTGACCGACGACGGCCGCGCGACGTACGCCTTGATCCAGGCTCCGGTCCCGGTGACGGCCGGTCCTCAGATCGAGACCCAGCTCGACCCCGCACTGACCGAGGCAGCCCGGGCCGCCGGCTTCGAGAGCGGCCTGACCTCCTACGTGCTGATGTCTGCAGGCGGTGACCAGGAAGGCTCGAGCGTCCTGGTCGAGACCCTGCTCGCCGGTGCGGCTGCGCTGCTGGTGCTGCTCTTCGTCTACGCGTCGTTCCTGGCGCTGCTGCCGCTGCTCATCGCCGGGGTGTCGATCCTGGTCACGTTCATGCTCGTGCTCGGGCTCACGACGTTCACCGATGTCAGCATCATCGTCAAGTTCCTCGTCGCGCTGATCGGGCTTGGGGTCGCCATCGACTACTCGCTGATCCTGGTGTCACGGTGGCGGGAGGAACGCGCTCACGGCCGCAGCAACGAGGAGGCGGTCGTCGTCGCGATGAAGACGGCCGGACACGCCGTCATGGCCTCGGGCGTCACCGTGGCGATCAGCCTGCTGGCACTGCTGATCCTACCGGTGCCGGCCCTGCGCAGCATGGGCGTGGCGGGGATGCTGATCCCACTGGTCAGCGTGGCTGTGGTGCTCACCCTGCTCCCGGCGCTGCTCTCCAGCGTCGGCCCGCGCATCGACTACCCCCGCATCCGCAAGGAAGGCACCGCCTCACGTGGTTGGTCGGCATGGGCGCGGCTCATCGTCAGGCACCGCGTCATCGCCACCGCGACGGCTCTGATCGTGCTCGGCCTGCTCGTCGCGCCCGTGTTCAGCCTCAAGATCGGGCCGGGCTCCAGCTTGGAGTCCCTCGCGCACAACGGCCCCCGCTTCGACACGCTGCAGACGCTGACTGACGGCGGCGTCGGCGCCGGGGTCATCACCCCCATCGCGGTGCTCGTCCCCGCCCGTGATGCCAACGCAGCCGCTCAGGCAGCCCGGGGCGTCGACGGCGTCCAGTTGGCCGTCGTGGGCACCACCAGCGGCGACAGCGCCGTCGTCGACGTGTTCCCGAGCCGGCCGACGCTCGACAGCGACGCCTCGACGGTCGTCACCGACGTCCGGGCAGCCGTCGAGTCTGAGGTGAGCGGCCAGGTCGGCATCACCGGCCTCGGTCCCACCATCGAGGACTACTTCAGCGCGGTCTACGACAAGTTCCCCTACGTGCTGGTGATGATCGCCCTGATCACCTACCTGCTGCTGGTCCGCACCTTCCGGTCAATACTGCTGCCACTCAAGGCTGTGCTGCTCAACCTGGTCTCCCTGGCCGCCGTCTTCGGATCGATCGTGTTCTTCTGGCAGCTCGGCCACGGCTCCGACGTTGTCTTCGACGTCGCCCCCACCGGAGCGATCAACTTCTGGCTGCCCGTCGTGATCTTCGCGTTCCTGTTCGGGTTGTCGATGGACTACGAGGTCTTCATCCTGACTCGGATGCGGGAGGAGTACGACCGCACTGGCGACACCGGCATGGCCGTCATCACCGGGATCGGCCGCACCGGCCGGCTCGTCACCTCCGCGGCCCTGATCCTGTTCTTCTCCTTCTCGGCCATCGCCACCTCGCCCGGGACCGACACCAAGGTCCTCGGAACCGCCCTGGGGGTCGGCATCCTCATCGACGCCACCATCGTGCGCGCCCTGCTGGTGCCCGCCCTGGTCAGCCTGTTCGGCCGGTGGAACTGGTGGCTGCCCGGCTGGCTCGCGCGCGCCTTGTTCGTCGAGCCTTCGCCGCTGCACCCGGTCCGCATCGTGCCGCCCGAAGCGCTGCCGGAGCCGGGCAAAGTGCCGGCCGGCATCAATTGA
- a CDS encoding BldC family transcriptional regulator encodes MAAQKAPTEHLLTPADVAALVFVDPKTVSRWASKGKIASTRTPGGHRRFRSSDVQALMFEVLSEGLLRAEAISPLINKGTNHLRPQGRPRANGVEEPRVTPATRDTGYVAADATAEAVLAEAVAIVLETQAQAAAEAVLETAASVAVAAERAASAAVKARRARALAAAEAAQVIAGEAALAAAAMRSLATAQAARLAEAAAQAERLVSSSGTKAHTSLVAARMAATVQAAADLATADSALAAARVAQAVTDAAAHLAVMVAAFDLSLEREAVATAQALHDLTLETAHQVAQRDCVTARQASDLWNART; translated from the coding sequence ATGGCCGCACAGAAGGCGCCGACAGAGCATCTCCTCACTCCTGCCGACGTGGCAGCCCTGGTCTTCGTCGACCCGAAGACAGTCAGCCGCTGGGCCAGCAAAGGCAAGATCGCCTCCACGCGCACCCCGGGTGGTCATCGGCGATTCCGCAGCTCCGACGTTCAAGCGCTCATGTTCGAGGTTCTGAGTGAGGGCCTCCTCCGGGCCGAAGCCATCAGCCCACTGATCAATAAGGGCACGAACCACCTGAGGCCTCAAGGGCGGCCTCGTGCCAATGGCGTCGAGGAGCCTCGGGTCACGCCTGCCACGCGCGACACCGGCTACGTCGCAGCTGATGCCACCGCTGAGGCCGTGCTGGCCGAGGCGGTCGCCATCGTGCTGGAGACACAGGCCCAGGCAGCCGCAGAAGCCGTGCTGGAGACGGCTGCATCGGTCGCGGTAGCTGCAGAGCGGGCGGCATCGGCAGCGGTGAAGGCGCGTCGCGCAAGGGCATTGGCCGCTGCTGAGGCTGCGCAGGTGATTGCCGGCGAGGCGGCCCTGGCCGCAGCCGCGATGCGGTCGCTGGCCACAGCGCAAGCGGCACGCCTGGCCGAGGCGGCGGCTCAAGCCGAGCGGCTCGTCAGCTCCTCAGGCACCAAGGCTCATACCTCACTCGTCGCGGCACGCATGGCCGCAACGGTGCAGGCTGCCGCTGACCTAGCTACGGCCGACAGCGCTCTGGCCGCGGCACGCGTCGCTCAAGCAGTCACAGACGCTGCGGCACACCTCGCGGTAATGGTGGCTGCGTTCGACCTTTCCCTGGAGCGGGAGGCCGTCGCCACGGCGCAGGCTCTTCACGACCTGACGCTGGAGACCGCCCACCAGGTAGCTCAGAGAGACTGCGTGACGGCCCGACAAGCCTCGGACCTGTGGAATGCCCGCACCTGA
- a CDS encoding DUF6544 family protein translates to MTNVLRWAVTAVLGGHGLIHLLGAAKGFGWADVAQLEQPIGAGGGVLWLLAALLVLACAVLIAVGAPTGWWLIAACGAIVSQAAIVTSWSDAKAGTLLNVLLLLVAAWWYLSSGPTSFHARWQEQATQALTDVDPTPAVLTESDLAVLPGPLAAYIRRSGAVGQPRVTSFYADFHGRIRSSADAAWMSFTGKQVNTFGPRPQRVFIMDARRSGLPVTVLHVYGDATATMRAKVLSLVTVVDASGPEMDRGETVTVFNDLVVLAPGAIVDAPIRWTAVDSRHVRGVFTNGDQTVAAELTFNDDHDLIDFVSDDRLRASADGKSFTRQRWSTPLSGHREEHGHRVLTSGEGRWHAPSPEGWFTYVELHFDDIVYNPRSADGAPAPLPVPQP, encoded by the coding sequence GTGACCAACGTTCTCCGTTGGGCCGTGACCGCTGTGCTCGGAGGCCACGGGCTCATCCATCTACTCGGCGCCGCCAAGGGCTTCGGGTGGGCAGACGTTGCCCAGCTCGAGCAACCGATCGGAGCCGGAGGCGGCGTCCTGTGGCTGCTTGCGGCGCTCCTCGTCCTCGCTTGCGCTGTGCTCATCGCTGTAGGAGCGCCCACCGGGTGGTGGTTGATCGCCGCCTGCGGCGCGATCGTCTCCCAGGCCGCCATCGTGACCTCGTGGAGCGACGCGAAGGCCGGCACGCTGCTCAACGTCCTTCTGCTGCTCGTCGCGGCGTGGTGGTATCTCTCTTCGGGCCCGACCAGCTTCCACGCCCGGTGGCAGGAGCAGGCGACCCAGGCGCTCACCGATGTCGACCCCACGCCTGCTGTCCTGACCGAGTCGGACCTTGCCGTCCTGCCCGGCCCTCTCGCGGCCTACATCCGGCGATCCGGGGCCGTCGGTCAACCGCGAGTGACCAGCTTCTACGCCGACTTTCACGGCCGTATCCGCAGCAGCGCGGACGCTGCGTGGATGTCGTTCACCGGCAAGCAGGTCAACACCTTCGGTCCGCGTCCGCAACGCGTGTTCATCATGGACGCGAGAAGATCCGGACTGCCGGTCACCGTGCTGCACGTGTACGGCGACGCCACCGCCACCATGCGGGCGAAGGTGCTCTCGCTGGTCACCGTCGTCGACGCCTCCGGTCCCGAGATGGACCGCGGAGAGACCGTCACGGTATTCAACGACCTCGTCGTCCTCGCCCCCGGCGCGATCGTCGACGCCCCCATTCGATGGACCGCCGTGGACTCCCGGCACGTCCGGGGTGTCTTCACCAACGGAGACCAGACGGTCGCAGCGGAGCTGACCTTCAACGACGATCACGACCTGATCGACTTCGTGTCCGACGACCGGCTCCGTGCCTCGGCTGACGGGAAGTCCTTCACCCGGCAGAGATGGTCGACGCCGCTGTCGGGCCACCGCGAGGAGCACGGACATCGAGTTCTCACCTCGGGCGAGGGACGGTGGCACGCCCCCAGCCCGGAAGGCTGGTTCACCTACGTCGAGCTCCACTTCGATGACATCGTCTACAACCCACGCAGCGCCGACGGGGCGCCTGCGCCACTGCCCGTCCCCCAACCCTGA
- a CDS encoding MBL fold metallo-hydrolase, with the protein MLRQVADGVLVHQSEFLQSNAVVVQGRAGVLLIDPGVQDHEMACLANDLSDVSQTVVAGFSTHPHWDHLLWHARLGAAPRYGTARCAATVRARLSDAGAKARVAELIPPDIVEQVPLDLLGLITGLPADTARIPWDGPEVRIVEHHAHAPGHAALLIKERGVLVAGDMLSDVLIPMLDLSGAAGPIEDYLAALRLLEGTVGDVAVVVPGHGSIGGADQLRARIEQDRVYVLALHEAHDPSDPRLGPSAYGKDFLPNVHERQLQHLARRG; encoded by the coding sequence GTGCTGCGCCAGGTCGCCGACGGTGTGCTGGTCCACCAGAGCGAATTCCTCCAGAGCAACGCCGTTGTCGTGCAAGGCCGGGCCGGCGTGTTGCTCATCGACCCCGGGGTGCAAGACCACGAGATGGCCTGCCTCGCGAACGACCTGTCCGATGTGAGCCAGACCGTTGTGGCCGGCTTCTCGACGCATCCTCATTGGGATCACCTGCTCTGGCACGCCCGGCTCGGCGCGGCGCCTCGTTACGGCACGGCCCGCTGCGCGGCCACTGTCCGAGCTCGGCTGTCGGACGCGGGTGCGAAGGCCCGCGTCGCCGAGCTGATACCGCCGGACATCGTCGAGCAGGTGCCGCTGGACCTGCTCGGCCTCATCACCGGCCTGCCCGCCGACACCGCGCGGATTCCTTGGGATGGCCCTGAAGTCCGGATTGTCGAGCATCACGCGCATGCCCCGGGCCATGCGGCGCTGTTGATCAAGGAGCGCGGCGTGCTCGTCGCCGGCGACATGCTCTCTGATGTCCTGATCCCGATGCTCGACTTGAGCGGCGCCGCGGGCCCGATTGAGGACTACCTCGCCGCGCTGCGGCTGCTCGAGGGCACCGTGGGCGACGTCGCTGTCGTCGTCCCGGGTCACGGGTCCATCGGCGGAGCTGATCAGTTGCGCGCCCGGATCGAACAGGATCGCGTGTACGTGCTCGCCCTGCATGAAGCCCATGACCCCAGCGACCCACGGCTGGGTCCATCAGCGTATGGAAAGGATTTCCTACCTAACGTGCATGAACGGCAGCTTCAGCACCTCGCTCGGCGCGGGTAG
- a CDS encoding response regulator, protein MSLLIVEDVREIAPLFELLLKGAGHTVETWTSAFASTADLAPWPMIDVVICDQDIDGYDGKALLRWLAEVHPTVRRVMITGGSITTEVEASADLVLIKLVSSTAVLQST, encoded by the coding sequence ATGAGCCTCCTGATCGTTGAAGACGTACGAGAGATAGCCCCGCTGTTCGAGCTGCTGCTCAAAGGAGCTGGTCACACTGTTGAGACCTGGACATCGGCGTTCGCGTCAACAGCCGACCTCGCACCTTGGCCCATGATCGACGTTGTCATCTGTGACCAGGACATCGACGGGTATGACGGCAAGGCCCTACTTCGCTGGCTGGCCGAAGTCCACCCAACGGTTCGGCGCGTGATGATCACGGGAGGCTCAATCACTACCGAGGTCGAAGCGTCAGCTGACCTGGTGCTCATCAAGCTCGTTAGCTCAACCGCGGTCCTCCAAAGCACTTAG